ttaacaggttaagtcatttgtggattaatgcgtattggagacacgaaccatttaaaatgattcagttcgatttggttaactgttaatgctgaataaagtcgtagtttttgctatttttggattaaaatgtattttcaatgcttaaaaatattctaactgaccctctgatgtcacatggactactttgattatgtttttcttacctttctggacatggacagtataccgtacacacagcttcaatggagggactgaaagctctcggactaaatctaaaatatcttaaactgtgtttcaaagataaacggaggtctcacgggtttggaacaacatgagggtgagtcattaatgacataattttgctatttgggtgaactaaccctttaaggttccTGATTGATGAGTAATCACCTGCCGAGGAACTCAGGGATGGACTTTCAGCTTGGTGACTAGTTTTCACATGACCAAGGGATTCCTCGGACACACCCCTGCACTTTTCCTAGAGGAGGTCAGAGCAGCGTCTGTATCTTTACATACAGTAACATCTGTGGTTACAGAAATACACTGAGGACATAGAGGTCTTTTAATAATCTGTTAAGTGTTTGGTGCCCAGTCTTCTTTGACTGAGGACACTGAACAGCTGAGGCACAGCTCCCCATGCTGACTCTAGGGATTTGTGTCATTCCCTGTGGGGCCAGGGACATGATGGAAATGAGTGCTGAGCAAAGGTGCTGTGACCTATGGAAACATGAACTTAGAATGTCTCTACAGCTGGTAGTGTCAGTAAATTGTATAACATGTAACACTTCCATCCCTCATCCCACTTCACCACATgcaaagttattttaataatttaagtggGTTTTGACAAATCAAATTTTTAAGATATGGAGCCGGACAGTAGTGAAGAAGTGggaaatgtatttttgtacagGTATTACACCACTGCCTTGGTTTATTGCAGAGGgagatatattaattatttattcaataactctatcaaaaatgtttaaaattgttttaaaaatgtaaaaaatcagtACTATTTGTGTATGACAATGTATTTAATTAACAAGTAAAAACAATGTAAGTAGTCAACTAAAAATATGGTTATATGAGCCAACATCTCTTTTTGCAATGTAGGACAGTGGAGTTTATTTAGATGTATGCCATCTTCTTTTACCATGAGTGTGCTGTTCTGACAGCAAAGGGACAAATGTTAGCACAAGCGAGGAAATCTGGGAATTAAGTTTTCTGTCCTCAAGAAAGACATACAGAGGGAATAACATGATTCCAACAACATTCTCTATTACAACACCCTCCCATGTTTCCAATACCACATTTCACACATGGATCCTGAAAAAATCTGGATTTTATTAATTCTGAGTTTTAACTACATAAAAGAAGAGGTAACAGTTCAtagttaatttaattcaaaatataacatCCACCACCAGCCAAATATCTGCAACttcaaaatacaattaaacattTCCTCCTACGGCACACATTTAGTACCAAAATATAGTACCACCACATAGTAATATCAAACAGCTTTAATAACATATGTTCAAACTTGAAATAGCAGTATGCATGCAACACCTCTAAGAGAATTCACAATATTCCTTATCGCTTTCTCTCACAAACAGAATCTACCTTTTTTGGCAAGATGCCATAAGCTtccaataacattttacaaatggGTCACCAGTGTGTTTACTCTCGACAGTGGTCCCCACAATTTCCTGCAGTTAACActaataaaaacagacacaagtctcatcaaatgtttttttttttctttttttaattctaccTAATAACCATGTGGTTaaggcagatagatagatagatagatagatagatagatagatagatagatagatagatagatagatagatagacagacagatagacagatagacagatagacagacagatagatagatagatagatagatagatagatagatagatagatagatagatagatagacggatagacagatagacagatagacagatagatagatagatagatagatagatagatagatagatagatagatagatagatagatagataacccAGGCTTACTTGCTATCCTCCAGTTACTTCAGTAACAGTACTTAGGAAATGCAAGTCTCAGCGTCAGCATGGCTCTGCATGTGTTCTGTAAGCAGGGAATCCTGTGGGAAAGATTTACTGCACTGCGCACATACAAAGATTGTGCCCTCTCTATGCTGCTTCTGATGCCTCTTGAGTTCCGTGAGGTAGCTGAATGACATATCGCAGGCTTGGCAGTGATAAGAGCGGACAGCTGTGTGAATACGCTGGTGTCGCACTAGCCGAGACACCATTGCAAATGCCAGTCCACACTCTGAGCACTTGTGTGGCCGCTCTCCGCTGTGAACTGAGAGATGTTCAGCGAGGTTGGAGGACTTGGTGAAAGCTTTGGAGCAAACGGAGCAGGTGTAGGGACGCACGCTGCTGTGGATTTTCCTGTGCTCTGTCATGCGACTGGCCAGGGCAAATGCTTTCCCGCACTCCGGGCAAACAAAGGGCCTCTCACCCAAATGCTTGCGCTCATGACGGAGAAGAGATAGGGGTTTGTTGAAGGTTTGGCCACACTGCTTGCAGAGGAATGGCTTGTTGTTGGTGTGCATGTTGCGCTCGTGCTTCCGCAGGTCTGAGGAACGCACAAAGTCCTTTCCACATTCCTTACAGGTGTACGGCTTCTCTCCGGTATGCGTTCGGATGTGTTTACGGAAGTCAGAGGACCAAATGTAGCTTTTCTCACAAAATGGGCATTGGTATGGTCTTTCGCCCGTGTGTAGCCGCTTGTGCTGCTGAAGAGTACCTTGGTGCGAGTAGGCCTTCCCACACAGGTCACAAACATGTGGTTTAAGACCTTGGTGAGTATCGATATGACTCAAAAGGTTGCTAGACCTTTTGAAAGCCCAGTTGCAGTAGGGGCACTTGTATGGACGGTTTTCCGTGTCTCCTTCCATTCCTCGCTTTTTCATGCCTGCAAAGacaaaatgtctttttaaaaccCGAATCTGAGAAGAATTCAGGCTGTCCACTCTGTTACCCTCAACCTCGCATTCATCCCCCACAGTCTCCTGCTGATCTTGTGGAACTGCTGCCAGATCATATGGCGCAGTGATTTCCACCTCCTGCTTCACTTTCATGTTGGGGATGCTGGTCGCTTCCAAGTGCTCATGATTCAGTCGGGAATCAGATCCAGGCTCAGGGTCAGATCCAGGCTCAGCCTTCACACCAGTTACATCCACTTCTCTCTCCTTTTCAGAGGATTGTTCAGAATGCCTCTCATGAAGGTGGCATGTAGCTTGACTTCTAGAATTCTCTTGGCTTctgttgtttttactttcatcACAACTGGCAGAAGCACTGATGTCCTTTTCACTGGGCAGATTAAAGTTCATTTTCACAGTGTCAGTAATGTTACTCTCCACAGGCAGATAATGCCTCTTGCTGATGAGAATCTTTCTAATACTTCGTTTTGATATGTATACATTATCTGTAAAAGCTGTTGAATCCCACAGGTAATTCATTTTAGCCATTGTAGATGATCTCTTGAGTGAGGTTTAGTGAATCTAGctttattaacaaattaaaatgtctgtgttt
The Carassius auratus strain Wakin chromosome 31, ASM336829v1, whole genome shotgun sequence DNA segment above includes these coding regions:
- the LOC113051196 gene encoding zinc finger protein 648 — encoded protein: MAKMNYLWDSTAFTDNVYISKRSIRKILISKRHYLPVESNITDTVKMNFNLPSEKDISASASCDESKNNRSQENSRSQATCHLHERHSEQSSEKEREVDVTGVKAEPGSDPEPGSDSRLNHEHLEATSIPNMKVKQEVEITAPYDLAAVPQDQQETVGDECEVEGNRVDSLNSSQIRVLKRHFVFAGMKKRGMEGDTENRPYKCPYCNWAFKRSSNLLSHIDTHQGLKPHVCDLCGKAYSHQGTLQQHKRLHTGERPYQCPFCEKSYIWSSDFRKHIRTHTGEKPYTCKECGKDFVRSSDLRKHERNMHTNNKPFLCKQCGQTFNKPLSLLRHERKHLGERPFVCPECGKAFALASRMTEHRKIHSSVRPYTCSVCSKAFTKSSNLAEHLSVHSGERPHKCSECGLAFAMVSRLVRHQRIHTAVRSYHCQACDMSFSYLTELKRHQKQHREGTIFVCAQCSKSFPQDSLLTEHMQSHADAETCIS